One Bradyrhizobium zhanjiangense DNA segment encodes these proteins:
- a CDS encoding TRAP transporter large permease yields the protein MANLGMIELSFVLLGVMILLLGSGVWIAVSLGLVGFVAMALTTSLPLGSVLATTTWSASSSWTLAALPLFIWMGEILFRTKLSEEMFRGLSPWVQWLPGRLTHVNVIGCGIFAAVSGSSAATCATIGKIALPELDKRGYDKSLSLGSLAGSGTLGLLIPPSIPMVVYAVTANVSVLQVFLGGFLPGVLVIVLYSGYIIIWSLLNPKKIPPRDPPMPFRQKLRESGKLAPCLLLILAVFLSLVLGFATATECAAWGVSGALLLAWWSGTLTRKNFLESIMSATRLTCMIMLILAGAAYTTAAMAYTGIPAALATWVQGQQLTPSMLALYLSIMYIILGCLIDGISMIVLTAVIVLPMVKQAGLDLVWFGVYLIIHVEMAQITPPVGFNLFVLQNMSGRDTFTVARAAFPFFILLLAAVFIITEYPQIVMFLPKLAFPD from the coding sequence ATGGCCAATCTCGGCATGATCGAGCTGTCGTTCGTCCTGCTCGGTGTCATGATCCTGCTGCTGGGCAGCGGCGTCTGGATCGCGGTCTCGCTCGGACTGGTCGGCTTCGTGGCGATGGCGCTGACCACGAGCCTGCCACTCGGCTCGGTGCTTGCGACCACCACGTGGAGCGCAAGCTCGTCCTGGACGCTGGCCGCGCTACCGTTGTTCATCTGGATGGGAGAGATTCTTTTCCGCACCAAATTGTCGGAGGAAATGTTCCGCGGTCTGTCGCCCTGGGTGCAGTGGCTGCCGGGGCGGTTGACGCATGTGAATGTGATCGGCTGCGGCATCTTTGCGGCGGTGTCGGGCTCGTCGGCCGCGACTTGTGCAACCATCGGCAAGATCGCGCTGCCGGAACTCGACAAGCGTGGCTACGACAAGAGCCTGAGCCTCGGCTCGCTCGCGGGCTCCGGCACGCTCGGCCTCTTGATTCCGCCCTCGATCCCGATGGTGGTCTATGCGGTCACGGCGAATGTCTCCGTGCTTCAAGTGTTTCTCGGCGGCTTCCTGCCGGGCGTGCTCGTGATTGTGCTCTATTCCGGCTACATCATCATCTGGTCGCTGCTCAACCCGAAGAAGATTCCGCCGCGCGATCCGCCGATGCCATTCCGGCAGAAGCTCCGCGAGTCGGGCAAGCTCGCGCCCTGCCTGCTATTGATCCTGGCGGTCTTCCTTTCGCTCGTTCTCGGCTTTGCGACAGCGACCGAATGCGCCGCATGGGGTGTCTCGGGCGCGCTGCTGCTGGCGTGGTGGAGCGGCACGCTCACGCGCAAGAACTTCCTCGAGAGCATCATGAGCGCGACGCGCCTGACCTGCATGATCATGCTGATCTTGGCAGGCGCGGCCTACACCACGGCTGCGATGGCCTATACGGGTATCCCTGCGGCGCTCGCCACCTGGGTCCAGGGGCAGCAGCTCACACCAAGCATGCTCGCCCTCTATCTCAGCATCATGTACATCATCCTGGGATGCCTGATCGACGGCATCTCGATGATCGTCCTGACCGCCGTCATCGTGCTGCCCATGGTCAAGCAGGCCGGCCTCGATCTGGTCTGGTTCGGCGTCTATCTCATCATTCACGTCGAGATGGCGCAGATCACGCCGCCGGTCGGTTTCAACCTGTTCGTGCTTCAGAACATGAGCGGCCGCGATACGTTCACCGTCGCGCGGGCGGCATTTCCATTCTTCATTCTGCTGCTGGCTGCCGTGTTCATCATCACGGAGTATCCGCAGATCGTGATGTTCTTGCCCAAGCTTGCTTTCCCAGACTGA